In the genome of Candidatus Acidiferrales bacterium, the window CCCCGGGAGAGTGAAATTCTGCATCTCAAATTTTGGGATTCTGCTTTTCATTTGCTCAAACAAAAGGCAGCCATACGGCTGGCCGAAAGCGGAAAAAACAAGGGCTGTTGGGTGATGGAGCTTCCCGAGGGAGCGGGTAAGGCCGAAAGAGCGGACAAAACGACTCGGGGTGCCGAGGAATGGGAGGAGGATGAGGCCAAGGTCATTGTGCGGTCGAATGGCACGGTGACCTACGTAGGCAAAGACATCGCTTACCAGCTATGGAAGTTCGGTGTGCTGGGGAAAGACTTCGCTTACCGAAAATTCCATACCTATCCTGACGGTCACATCCTATGGATGACTACGGCCGAGGGCGCCGACCCGCAGCCCCCGCCCTTTGGGAAGGCGTCGGAAGTCTATAACGTGATCGACGCGCGGCAATCGTATCTGCAGGCAATCATCGTGGCCGGGCTGCGGGCACTTGGCTACGACGAGCAAGCGCAGCGTTCGATCCACTTCGCCTATGAGCTGGTGGCGCTGTCACCGCAATGTTGCGCCGACTTAGGGATGGAGCTCACCGAAGAAGATCGCAAGCGGCCGTATGTTGAAGTTTCCGGCCGGCGCGGACTAGGGGTCAAGGCGGACGATCTCATGGACGGGCTGACCGGCCGCGCGCGTCAAGAAGTAGATCAGCGGCATCCCGACTTGTCCGAGGAGGCGAGGGCAAAGACAGCGCACCAGATTGCGATGGGAGCGCTCAGGTACTTTCTGCTTCGGTTTACCCGCAACACCGTCATCGCCTTTGATTTTAAGGAAGCCATGAATTTTGAGGGAGAGACCGGGCCCTATGCGCAGTATGCAACCGTCCGGGCGCAGAACATCTTCCGAAAATGGCGGGAGACATCGCCGGATGGCGACCTCAAGAAGTTCATGGCCGGCCTGAGCGCCAGCGAGGCTGGCAAGCTACTGGACGCGGCCGACGATCTTTGGGATCTTGCCCTGCATGCGAGCGAACTGGGCAGCGCCGTGGAAGCAGCTATCGCGGCGCAGGAGCCAGCGATTCTTGCCAAATATGCCTTCCAACTTGCCCAACGGTTCAATTTGTTCTATCACCGCCACCGCATCCTGGGCCAGAAAGACAAACAAAAGCAGGCGCTTTTGTTGAGCGTCACCGACCTGGTGCTCAAGCAATTGACGACTGCTCTCGATTTGATGGGAATTAGCGTGCCAGAAAGGATGTAGCCGGTCAGGGCCCAAGAAGCATTTTTCGCAGGTTGCTCTCGCCGGACATTTTTACCAGCACCATTACAGTATCGTTTTGTTGAAAGCAGGTATCGCCCCGGGGAATCACCGCTTCGCCGGCGCGAAAGACGGTAACAATGTTGCAGTCAGGCGGAAAAGCCAAATCGCGGAGGCGCTTTCCCACAGCTGGAGCTTTCGTGTCAAGGACATACTCCATCAATTCCAGTTCTCCCATACGCAAGTCAAGCACCTGGCGAATGCGACTGCTGGGCAGCTCGCTTTGGATGGCGCCGGTGATGATGGCAGTCGAGCTGACCGTGATGTCCACGCCCATTTTCTGCATGAGGGCTTCATTCTTGGGGTTCTTGACGCGGGCAATCGTCTTGGGGACGCCAAAGTGCTGCTTGGCAATCTGACAAGCAATCAGGTTGTCCTGGTCGTGATTGGTGACGGCGACGAACACATTGCAGCGGCTTGCACCAGC includes:
- the argS gene encoding arginine--tRNA ligase, which encodes MVHLIQKEILERFREFIRGRYGAVVEISTRRPPKVEMGDLAVSACFELASKLKRPARELAQEMVQSIGPLPGVIKAEVAGAGFINLRLDRGVFFERARNTAGLPLGKAAASAPKVVVEHTNINPNKAAHIGHLRNAALGDTLVRLLRHAGARVEVQNYIDNTGVQVADVVVGFLHLEKIGTPEIRRMISGERFDYYCWDLYARVTRFYEADPLRIELRYRTLQEIEAGEGAAAEVAELVSTAIVRSHLKTMLRMGVVYDLLPRESEILHLKFWDSAFHLLKQKAAIRLAESGKNKGCWVMELPEGAGKAERADKTTRGAEEWEEDEAKVIVRSNGTVTYVGKDIAYQLWKFGVLGKDFAYRKFHTYPDGHILWMTTAEGADPQPPPFGKASEVYNVIDARQSYLQAIIVAGLRALGYDEQAQRSIHFAYELVALSPQCCADLGMELTEEDRKRPYVEVSGRRGLGVKADDLMDGLTGRARQEVDQRHPDLSEEARAKTAHQIAMGALRYFLLRFTRNTVIAFDFKEAMNFEGETGPYAQYATVRAQNIFRKWRETSPDGDLKKFMAGLSASEAGKLLDAADDLWDLALHASELGSAVEAAIAAQEPAILAKYAFQLAQRFNLFYHRHRILGQKDKQKQALLLSVTDLVLKQLTTALDLMGISVPERM